The Desulfatiglans anilini DSM 4660 genome includes the window GGCAAATTGCTGTTTGAAGGCAAGATGGACGAATTCAGCGAGTTTAGATTCGACAAGCCGGCCGTCCCCTTCAGCATCGAATTCGATGCGGGGCCAGGGCACCAGGTGACCATCGAAGGGGAAAAGCTCTGATGCATGCGCCGAGGAAGGGTTGTGCCCCCGCCGGCCCCGGTCCCGGTGGCAAGGCGACGAGTCGAAACCGCCCCGGGAGAGTCGACAAGTGGACATCATCGTCAGAGCGCCGACGGATCAAAGGCGCGTTTGGCGCGCCCATGAACTGAAAGCATCGAAAATCACACGGAAACGGGACAGTCTTTTAAAGGGAAAAACCTGTACGAGGAAGGAGCTAATCAAATGAAAAAAACCACCAAGAAAACATCGATCATGTTTGCCTTATGGATAAACACTGTTTTCGCGGCCTTTGCGGTCTCTGCGGTCTTCGCCGCCCCTGCTGCAGCTCATTTCCAAATGATCTACACCCCGGAATCGGCCCTTGATAAGGCGGGCGCCATCGATCTCAAGCTCATCTTCACACACCCCTTCGAGGCCGGGCACACCATGGACATGGGGGAACCGGGGGAGTTTTTCCTGGTCCGCAAGGGGAAAAAGCAGGACCTGCGCGGGCAGTTGAAACCGATCGTCTGGAAGAGCCTGACCAACAGTGGCAAGGCGTATGAAGCCGCCATCGAACTGCGGGGCATGGGCGACCACGTCTTCTGTCTGCTCCCGTCGCCCTACTTGGAGGAGAAGGAAGACTGCTACATCCAGCAGATCACCAAGCTCATCGTCAACACGAGCGGATTCCCGACCGACTGGGACGCAGACATCGGACTGCAGGCCGAGATCGTTCCGCTCGATAAGCCCTACGTGCTCTGGACCGGCAATGTATTCAGAGGGGTGGTCAAAGGAGGCGGAAAACCGGTGCCGCACGCTGAGATCGAAGTGGAGTATCTGAACCATGAACCTCAAATGGACACCAACTCCTTTGCAGAGCGGGCTGATGTCAGCGCCCCGCAGGACGCCTTCGTCACCATGACGATCAAGGCCGATGCGAACGGCCTATTTACCTTCGGAATCCCGAAGGCTGGATGGTGGGGGTTTTGCGCACTGGGCGTCGGCCCGGAAAAGACTTGGGACGGCAAAGAACTTTCGCAGGACGCGGTCATCTGGGTGCAGGCAAGAGACATAAAGTGACAATTCTTTGTTACCTTTGACCACGACAATAACCGACACTGAATCGGGCAACCCTTTGAATCGTCGAATTGTCCTATAACTGGATCAACAGGAGAGAGGAATTGAAAAGAATTGTGAATACGATCGTTTTCTCACTTATGCTGTTGTTTTGCGCCATGAGTGCGGGGCCGTCATCAGCGGCCGATGTATCCACCGCTCAACTGATGGAGGAGTTGGAAGCCATGCAAAGGCGGGTCCAACAACTCGAAGAACAGCTGCAACGAACCGCAGCGGCGGATGAAGTTCAGAAGGACAGCGGGCGGGCGGCCTCCGTCAAAGAGGAAGGTCTGCCGGAAAGAATCCGAAAAATCGAGGAACAGCTGAAAGAAAAAACGCTTCCAGACACCTTGACAAAAAGGGTGACCCTGAGCGGATTGATCGAGGCCGAAGCCGGCTATGAGAAGATTCGTTATGCCGACCCCGCCCAGGCCGATGAGGATTCGAGTGACATCATCCTGTCGACGGTGGAATTGGGCGTCGATGTCGACATCGCCAAACATGTCAGCGGGCACGTCCTGTTTCTCTGGGAAGAAGACGACACGGAACCGGTTGATATGGACGAGGGTTTCATCACTCTCGATGGTGAAGATGTCGTGCCTTTATATCTCACGGCAGGGAAAATGTACGTCCCCTTCGGCACATATGGAACCTTCTTCATCAGCGACCCTTTGACACTCGAGATCGGGGAGACAAGGGAAAGCGCCGTCAGGGCCGGGTTCTACAACGAGCTGTTGGATGTATCCGCGGCTGTCTTCAATGGCGATGTGGGCAAGATAGGGGATGACGATTATATTGACTCATTTGTCGGAAGCATCGCCTTCTCCCTTCCCGAAGAACTGGTCCCCGACCTTGGGTTGACTGCCGGCGCCGCCTACCTCAGCAACATCGCCGACAGCGACGGCCTGGAGGGCGAAACGAGCGGTGAAATCCAGGATGAAATCGGCGGGCTCGGAGCCTTCCTGAGCCTGGCTTATAGAGAAAGGGCCTTCCTGCAATGCGAATACGTGGGCGCGTTGGACCATTTTGAGGCGGGGGAGCTGAGCTTCGACGAGGGCCGTGCGGCCAAACCGCGGGCGTGGAACCTCGAATTGGCGCTCGTCCCGGTCGCCGACCTAACCGTGGCCGTCAAGTATGAAGCCAGCCGGGATCTGGGGGCGTTTCAGCCCGAAGAACAATACGGCGCGGCCGTCACCTACGGCCTATTCGCCAACACCGCGATCTCTTTCGAATACCTTCGCGGCGAACACGAAAACGGTGACCGAAGGGATCTCCTCACCACTCAGCTCGCCATCGAATTCTAGGGGGTCGGACCAAGATAACATTCTGAAATTACATTTTAATAACATCAAAAAATGCCCTTTTCCAGCCTTAGAACCATCATTTCAAGCCTAAAAAGGGGCATCAAGGTTTTCGCGTAGGCTGAATAAACGTCCCCAACCGAATCAGTGCGGTGCAATACAGTGCAGGAATGGCATGTTTCACTGGCTTCGTCCGCGTACTCCATTTCTTAAAGAAAGGGGGTGCGCAGGCTCAGCCAGCCAGAAAACTCGATTATCCCGAATAAGAACACCACCTCCCCCAAAAAGCGATTATCCGCGAGGAACATGCCCTATCTCGAACTCCGCGATTTTTTTCCACATCCGAGCTACCCAATAACAAAGGCATCCGCTCCGCCGAAACGATTAGAATCATTCCAAATAGAGATGGCACAGCTTGACTTGTCTCGGTCAGCCAAAGATCTTAAACCCGGCTTTTTGCGTGGAAAATGATCCACCTAAGGTCAAAAAATGGCATTCGTATGAATAAATATAATTTCATATCAGTGGCTTGGCTT containing:
- a CDS encoding DUF4198 domain-containing protein; translation: MFALWINTVFAAFAVSAVFAAPAAAHFQMIYTPESALDKAGAIDLKLIFTHPFEAGHTMDMGEPGEFFLVRKGKKQDLRGQLKPIVWKSLTNSGKAYEAAIELRGMGDHVFCLLPSPYLEEKEDCYIQQITKLIVNTSGFPTDWDADIGLQAEIVPLDKPYVLWTGNVFRGVVKGGGKPVPHAEIEVEYLNHEPQMDTNSFAERADVSAPQDAFVTMTIKADANGLFTFGIPKAGWWGFCALGVGPEKTWDGKELSQDAVIWVQARDIK
- a CDS encoding LbtU family siderophore porin, with translation MKRIVNTIVFSLMLLFCAMSAGPSSAADVSTAQLMEELEAMQRRVQQLEEQLQRTAAADEVQKDSGRAASVKEEGLPERIRKIEEQLKEKTLPDTLTKRVTLSGLIEAEAGYEKIRYADPAQADEDSSDIILSTVELGVDVDIAKHVSGHVLFLWEEDDTEPVDMDEGFITLDGEDVVPLYLTAGKMYVPFGTYGTFFISDPLTLEIGETRESAVRAGFYNELLDVSAAVFNGDVGKIGDDDYIDSFVGSIAFSLPEELVPDLGLTAGAAYLSNIADSDGLEGETSGEIQDEIGGLGAFLSLAYRERAFLQCEYVGALDHFEAGELSFDEGRAAKPRAWNLELALVPVADLTVAVKYEASRDLGAFQPEEQYGAAVTYGLFANTAISFEYLRGEHENGDRRDLLTTQLAIEF